The Solibacillus daqui genome has a segment encoding these proteins:
- the ade gene encoding adenine deaminase: MKKLIAISQHQIEADFILRNAMVADVFLLQWKKADLVIANGRIIAVDSEGNYKAKHEEDANGRYCIPGLIDAHIHIESSMLTPEHFSRILLPHGVTTAITDPHEIANVAGTKGLSYMIDEARHALMDIYYMLPSSVPATSFEHAGAILKAADLAQFTKDEQVLGLAEVMDFAAVLNGDDDMLEKIQLGLDNDMIIDGHAAGLNAKQITGYRAANIHTDHECVSAEEAIERVTQGMFVLMREGSAAKNVRAILPAVTAQNARRFAFCTDDKHLDEIIEEGTINASIVIAIKEGMDPLQAIQIASLNAAECYRLHNVGALTAGFQADFVLLDDLETMQIAAVWKRGEKVAENGVMLSSVATLTEVPASILQSVQLPNITVEDFKLPLTQSLVNIIEIIPHQIITKKLTAHVDIVDGEFVPSIDKDYLKIAVFERHLQRGTKSVAIVHGLGLQAGAVATTISHDSHNAIVVGTNDEDMATALNALQEMQGGLIVVKDGKVLAQMALPIGGIMTNVDAAIATKELHAVHEALHILHPTLSFHLFLTLSFLALPVIPTLKLTDTGLFDVEAFEHINIEVK; encoded by the coding sequence ATGAAAAAATTAATCGCGATTTCACAGCACCAAATCGAAGCGGATTTTATTTTACGTAATGCGATGGTTGCAGATGTGTTTTTATTACAATGGAAAAAAGCTGACTTAGTCATTGCTAATGGACGTATTATTGCAGTGGATTCGGAAGGAAACTATAAAGCAAAGCATGAAGAAGATGCAAACGGACGTTACTGTATCCCTGGACTCATTGATGCGCATATTCATATTGAATCGTCAATGTTAACACCAGAGCATTTCAGCCGAATTTTACTGCCACATGGTGTGACAACAGCTATTACCGATCCACATGAAATTGCGAATGTTGCGGGTACTAAAGGGCTTTCATATATGATCGACGAGGCACGTCATGCATTGATGGACATTTATTATATGTTACCTTCAAGTGTCCCTGCGACAAGTTTTGAGCATGCAGGTGCAATACTAAAAGCAGCGGATTTAGCGCAATTTACTAAAGATGAACAAGTACTCGGCTTAGCAGAAGTAATGGATTTTGCAGCTGTTTTAAATGGTGATGATGATATGCTAGAAAAAATTCAGCTCGGTTTAGACAATGATATGATTATCGATGGCCATGCCGCTGGACTTAACGCTAAGCAAATTACTGGCTACCGCGCCGCAAACATTCATACCGACCATGAATGCGTAAGTGCGGAAGAAGCTATCGAACGTGTTACACAAGGTATGTTTGTCCTTATGCGCGAAGGCTCAGCTGCAAAAAACGTCCGTGCGATTTTACCAGCTGTTACTGCACAAAATGCACGTCGCTTTGCCTTTTGCACGGATGATAAGCATTTAGATGAAATTATTGAGGAAGGGACAATTAACGCCTCAATCGTAATAGCTATAAAAGAAGGCATGGATCCTTTACAAGCGATTCAAATTGCCTCTCTCAACGCCGCGGAATGCTATCGCCTGCACAATGTTGGAGCTCTAACAGCTGGCTTCCAAGCAGATTTTGTTTTACTTGATGATCTTGAAACAATGCAAATTGCCGCGGTATGGAAGCGCGGTGAAAAAGTGGCTGAAAACGGAGTTATGCTATCGTCTGTTGCTACTCTAACTGAAGTACCAGCAAGTATTTTACAGTCTGTACAATTACCTAACATTACAGTAGAAGATTTCAAACTGCCTTTAACGCAATCATTAGTAAATATAATCGAAATTATTCCGCATCAAATTATCACAAAAAAATTAACCGCACATGTCGATATAGTTGACGGTGAATTCGTCCCAAGTATCGACAAGGATTACTTGAAAATCGCCGTTTTCGAACGTCATTTACAGCGCGGCACAAAGAGCGTTGCCATCGTTCATGGACTTGGTTTACAGGCCGGTGCTGTTGCGACTACGATTTCTCATGATTCGCACAACGCAATTGTTGTAGGAACTAATGATGAAGATATGGCGACAGCACTCAATGCACTCCAAGAAATGCAAGGTGGACTTATCGTCGTTAAAGATGGAAAAGTATTAGCACAAATGGCACTACCTATTGGTGGCATTATGACCAATGTTGATGCAGCTATAGCAACAAAGGAGCTACACGCAGTTCATGAAGCACTGCATATACTGCACCCGACCTTATCTTTCCATCTATTTTTAACGCTATCCTTCCTAGCATTACCGGTTATCCCTACACTTAAATTAACGGATACTGGGTTATTTGATGTTGAAGCGTTTGAGCATATTAATATTGAAGTGAAATAA
- a CDS encoding ClbS/DfsB family four-helix bundle protein — protein sequence MPNIKQQILLEQAQQSFSEMIEIIESVPARKRTMTVESDFLEKNFRDVLMHLYEWHVMLERWYGEGMDGDTPFMPAPGYKWRNLLQLNTKIIENYQDITLNAAQKKITLSHHRVLKLIEAHTDEEIFTKNYYKWTKTSNLYSYFAANTVDHYEWAKKRCTLIKQRIMVPVK from the coding sequence ATGCCGAATATAAAACAACAAATTTTACTAGAACAGGCGCAGCAAAGTTTTTCGGAGATGATCGAAATAATCGAAAGTGTGCCTGCACGAAAAAGGACAATGACTGTGGAATCGGATTTTCTAGAAAAGAATTTCCGTGATGTACTCATGCATTTATATGAATGGCATGTGATGCTTGAACGGTGGTATGGTGAAGGAATGGATGGTGATACCCCATTTATGCCGGCCCCTGGTTACAAGTGGAGAAATTTGCTGCAGCTGAATACGAAAATTATTGAAAACTATCAGGACATCACATTAAACGCTGCGCAAAAGAAGATAACATTAAGTCATCACCGAGTATTGAAATTAATCGAAGCACATACCGACGAAGAAATTTTTACGAAAAACTATTATAAATGGACGAAGACAAGTAATTTGTATAGCTATTTTGCAGCGAATACAGTCGATCATTACGAATGGGCAAAAAAGCGCTGTACGTTGATTAAGCAGAGAATAATGGTTCCTGTAAAATAA
- a CDS encoding DUF4256 domain-containing protein, whose translation MALTAEQQQQLLETLQQRFEKNLQRHEGIEWTQVEEKLGNSPDKLWSLAQMEETAGEPDVVGTTEDGAFIFMDCAKESPKGRRSVCYDRAALEARKNHPPATSAMDIVKEMGIEMATEEQYRALQQLGEFDLKSSSWVATPDEIRQLGGAIFCDRRYNTVFVYHNGADSYYAARGFRGVLTI comes from the coding sequence ATGGCATTAACGGCAGAACAACAACAGCAATTATTAGAAACGCTACAGCAGCGCTTTGAAAAAAATCTACAGCGCCATGAAGGGATTGAGTGGACGCAAGTTGAAGAAAAGCTTGGCAATTCGCCGGATAAGCTATGGTCTTTAGCACAAATGGAAGAAACAGCAGGGGAGCCAGATGTTGTCGGAACAACGGAAGACGGAGCTTTTATTTTCATGGACTGTGCAAAGGAAAGTCCAAAAGGTCGTCGAAGTGTGTGCTATGATCGCGCAGCATTAGAGGCACGTAAAAATCATCCACCCGCAACAAGTGCGATGGATATCGTAAAGGAAATGGGCATTGAGATGGCGACAGAGGAGCAATACCGTGCCTTACAGCAATTAGGTGAATTTGATTTAAAATCGTCTAGTTGGGTGGCAACACCTGATGAAATTCGTCAGCTTGGTGGCGCTATATTTTGCGACCGACGCTATAATACTGTGTTCGTTTATCATAACGGAGCAGATTCCTACTATGCAGCACGTGGTTTCCGGGGCGTATTAACAATATAA
- a CDS encoding serine hydrolase domain-containing protein encodes MKMSTVNGNVKVIMKEIDFSGTILVKQHDQLLQQFSYGYANRTHEVLNNAQTRFGIASGCKLFTAIAICQLVEKGQLSFETKLTEMLTGPFPYFDPTITIHHLLTHTAGIPDYFDEEIMDDFEELWIKKPMYLMRRLRDFLPLFQNEPMKLPVGERFHYNNAGYILLGLVVETISKMEFADYIAEHIFRKAGNTHSGYFELDALPVNTAIGYIDAADGNWRANSYSLPVKGGSDGGAFVTVEDMSRVWNALMNFKLLSEPCTKRLLKPYINTDGDYNRFYGYGIWIDQMNDEITKYHVMGYDPGVSFHSAYYPKNQVETVVCSNKSDGAFRVFKVLEQTILND; translated from the coding sequence ATGAAAATGTCAACAGTTAATGGAAACGTAAAAGTAATTATGAAAGAAATTGATTTTTCTGGAACAATTTTAGTAAAGCAACATGACCAGTTATTGCAACAATTTAGTTATGGCTATGCTAACCGCACACATGAAGTATTGAATAATGCCCAAACACGCTTTGGGATAGCATCGGGCTGCAAGTTATTCACAGCGATTGCTATATGTCAGCTTGTTGAAAAAGGGCAACTTTCGTTTGAAACGAAGCTAACGGAAATGTTAACGGGTCCATTTCCATATTTTGATCCAACAATAACAATTCATCACCTATTAACACATACTGCCGGTATACCAGATTACTTTGATGAAGAAATAATGGACGACTTTGAAGAGCTTTGGATCAAGAAGCCGATGTATTTAATGCGTCGTTTACGGGATTTCTTACCACTCTTTCAAAATGAACCGATGAAGCTACCGGTTGGGGAAAGGTTCCATTATAATAATGCAGGCTATATTTTATTAGGTCTTGTTGTAGAAACTATTAGCAAGATGGAATTTGCTGATTATATTGCGGAACATATTTTTAGAAAGGCAGGTAATACTCATTCTGGCTATTTTGAATTAGACGCATTGCCTGTAAATACAGCGATTGGCTATATTGATGCTGCCGATGGAAATTGGAGAGCCAACAGTTATTCATTGCCTGTAAAAGGTGGCTCTGATGGTGGAGCTTTTGTAACGGTAGAAGATATGAGCCGAGTATGGAATGCGCTTATGAATTTTAAGTTATTAAGTGAGCCGTGCACAAAAAGACTATTGAAACCCTATATCAATACCGATGGGGATTATAACCGTTTTTATGGATATGGGATATGGATTGACCAAATGAATGATGAAATTACGAAGTATCATGTTATGGGTTATGACCCTGGTGTGAGCTTTCATTCTGCTTATTATCCGAAAAACCAAGTAGAAACCGTCGTTTGTTCCAATAAAAGTGATGGGGCTTTTCGTGTCTTTAAGGTGCTTGAGCAAACGATTTTAAATGATTAA